A window of the Pseudoalteromonas sp. A25 genome harbors these coding sequences:
- the pepA gene encoding leucyl aminopeptidase, producing the protein MEFSVKSGSPEKQRSACIVVGVYEPRRLSPIGEQLDKISDGYISNLLRRGDLEGKPGQVLLLHHVPNVLSERVLLVGCGKERELDDKQYKQIISKTINTLNDTGSMEAVCFLTEQHVKGRDTYWKVRQAVETTQDCLYTFNQLKSKKVDPRRPLRKIVFNVPTRRELTIGESAIEHGLAIAAGAKLCKDVANMPPNICNPRYLGEQAKALEEFDNVSVNLVGEKEMEELGMHSYLAVGRGSANESVMSVIHYNGGTDEQAPIVFVGKGLTFDSGGISLKPGEAMDEMKYDMGGAAGVLGLMRSLVEMQLPINVIGVLAGCENMPSSNAYRPGDILTTMSGQTVEVLNTDAEGRLVLCDALTYVEAFEPETVVDVATLTGACIVALGAHATGLLSTHNPLAHDLLKAGEQSGDRAWQLPLWDDYQEQLESPFADFTNLGGRAAGTITAACFLSKFTKKYNWAHLDIAGTAWRSGKNKGATGRPVPMLTQYLLNRVNVSDAQQD; encoded by the coding sequence ATGGAATTCAGCGTAAAAAGTGGTAGCCCAGAGAAACAACGCAGTGCCTGCATCGTAGTTGGTGTATATGAGCCTCGCCGTTTATCTCCCATCGGTGAACAGCTGGATAAGATCAGTGATGGTTACATCTCAAATTTATTACGTCGTGGTGATCTAGAGGGTAAACCAGGTCAAGTATTATTACTGCATCATGTTCCTAATGTACTCAGTGAACGTGTACTTTTGGTTGGTTGTGGTAAAGAAAGAGAATTAGACGACAAGCAATATAAGCAAATCATTTCAAAAACCATCAATACCCTCAACGACACAGGCTCAATGGAAGCAGTTTGCTTTTTAACAGAGCAGCACGTTAAAGGACGAGATACCTATTGGAAAGTTCGCCAAGCAGTTGAAACTACTCAAGATTGCTTATATACATTTAACCAGTTAAAAAGTAAAAAAGTCGATCCTCGCCGCCCACTGCGTAAAATCGTTTTTAATGTACCTACACGTCGTGAATTAACGATTGGTGAATCTGCTATTGAGCATGGCTTAGCGATTGCCGCTGGTGCAAAGCTGTGTAAAGACGTAGCAAATATGCCGCCTAATATCTGTAACCCTCGCTATTTAGGTGAGCAGGCAAAAGCATTAGAAGAGTTCGACAACGTTTCTGTTAACCTTGTTGGTGAAAAAGAAATGGAAGAGCTAGGCATGCACTCTTACCTGGCCGTTGGACGAGGCAGCGCTAATGAGTCGGTTATGTCGGTTATTCATTACAACGGCGGCACTGATGAACAAGCGCCTATCGTATTTGTAGGTAAAGGCCTGACTTTTGATTCTGGTGGTATCTCACTCAAGCCAGGCGAAGCCATGGATGAGATGAAATACGACATGGGCGGTGCTGCGGGCGTATTAGGTTTAATGCGCTCATTGGTAGAAATGCAACTTCCTATCAATGTTATTGGCGTGCTGGCTGGTTGTGAAAATATGCCCAGCTCAAACGCTTATCGCCCGGGCGACATACTCACTACCATGTCAGGTCAAACTGTTGAGGTGTTAAATACTGACGCCGAAGGCCGTTTAGTACTGTGTGATGCACTCACATATGTAGAAGCTTTTGAACCAGAGACAGTAGTCGATGTGGCCACATTAACAGGTGCTTGTATTGTTGCCCTAGGTGCCCATGCAACAGGGCTTTTATCAACGCATAACCCTTTGGCACACGACTTACTTAAAGCGGGTGAACAAAGTGGCGACAGAGCATGGCAACTGCCTTTATGGGATGACTATCAAGAGCAGCTGGAAAGCCCGTTTGCTGATTTTACCAATTTAGGGGGCCGTGCAGCAGGTACCATCACTGCCGCATGCTTTTTATCTAAGTTCACTAAAAAGTATAACTGGGCACACCTAGATATCGCAGGTACAGCTTGGCGCAGTGGCAAAAACAAAGGCGCAACAGGGCGACCTGTACCAATGTTAACCCAATACTTGTTAAATCGCGTTAACGTGAGTGACGCACAGCAAGATTAA
- a CDS encoding DNA polymerase III subunit chi has translation MTINAQFYVLKHDNEPDAKLPAHFDLAARTAAAQYRAGQRVFIYVDNVEDAHAIDEHLWCFEADSFVPHNLQGEGPKGGAPVEIGQTPPVGRRTVLINLATRLPDFIRRFVQIYDFVPSEPEATQAARERFKHLRQLGASISTKEIANKSIY, from the coding sequence ATGACCATCAATGCACAATTCTATGTGTTAAAGCATGACAATGAGCCGGATGCTAAACTACCGGCTCATTTTGATCTAGCAGCTCGCACGGCAGCTGCACAGTATAGAGCAGGTCAACGCGTATTTATCTATGTTGATAACGTTGAAGATGCCCATGCTATTGACGAGCATTTATGGTGTTTTGAAGCTGACAGCTTTGTGCCCCACAACCTACAAGGTGAAGGCCCAAAAGGGGGAGCACCAGTAGAGATTGGTCAAACACCTCCCGTTGGTAGGCGAACAGTACTCATCAATTTGGCGACTAGGCTACCGGACTTTATCCGACGCTTTGTACAGATTTATGATTTTGTACCGAGTGAGCCTGAGGCAACTCAAGCAGCACGCGAACGGTTTAAGCACCTACGCCAACTTGGCGCCAGTATTTCAACCAAAGAAATTGCAAACAAAAGTATTTATTAA
- a CDS encoding valine--tRNA ligase, producing MDKTYNPQDIEQSLYQDWEENGYFKPSGKGDAYSIMIPPPNVTGSLHMGHAFQDTIMDTLIRYKRMKGNNTLWQVGTDHAGIATQMVVERKLAAEEDKTRHDLGRDAFIDKIWQWKNQSGGTITKQLRRLGASVDWERERFTMDEGLSEAVKEVFVRLHKENLIYRGKRLVNWDPKLHTAISDLEVENKDKQGHMWNLRYPLADGVKTLDGKDYIVVATTRPETMLGDTGVAVNPDDERYQNLIGKEILLPIVNRRIPIVADEHADMEKGTGCVKITPAHDFNDNEVGKRHELPMINVFNKDAAILSVGETYTFDGKPLELDAPIPERFHGLDRFEARKLVVDEFEQAGLLEKIDDHSLTVPYGDRSGVVIEPLLTDQWYVRVAPLAKVATEAVENGEIQFVPKQYENMYFSWMRDVQDWCISRQLWWGHRIPAWYDAQGNVYVGRDEAEVRRDNNIADDVTLSQDEDVLDTWFSSALWTFSTQGWPQNTDDLKVFHPSDTLVTGFDIIFFWVARMIMMTMHFIKDENGKPQVPFKTVYVTGLIRDENGDKMSKSKGNVLDPLDMIDGIDLESLVEKRTGNMMQPQLAKKIEKNTRKTFAEGIEPHGTDALRFTLAAMASTGRDINWDMNRLEGYRNFCNKLWNASRYVLMNTEEQDCGFNGGEKVYSLADRWILGQFQSTVKTYSEHLDNYRFDLAANTIYEFTWNQFCDWYLELTKPILFKGNEQQQRGTRHTLITVLEGLLRLMHPLMPYITETIWKRVAPLANIDAQTIMLERFPEFDQSQVDETAMADLEWVKQFILAIRNIRGEMDISPNKPLNVLLAKADEQDLRRLEENKAFLSALAKLESFKVLNGTEEAPASATAFVGNLEIMIPMAGLIDVEAELARIAKQLEKAQKGLEQVEKKLANEKFVNNAPEAVLAKEKEKLAEFTDAKAKLLEQKAKIESL from the coding sequence ATGGATAAAACCTATAATCCACAAGATATAGAACAGTCTTTATATCAAGACTGGGAAGAGAATGGCTACTTCAAGCCATCGGGCAAAGGCGATGCATATTCAATCATGATCCCACCGCCGAATGTCACAGGTAGCCTACACATGGGCCACGCGTTCCAAGACACTATCATGGACACACTCATTCGCTACAAGCGCATGAAAGGTAACAATACTTTATGGCAAGTTGGTACTGACCACGCTGGTATCGCGACACAAATGGTTGTTGAGCGTAAGCTAGCAGCTGAAGAAGATAAAACCCGTCATGATTTAGGACGTGATGCGTTTATCGATAAAATCTGGCAGTGGAAAAACCAATCTGGCGGTACTATCACCAAACAACTTCGCCGTTTAGGCGCTTCGGTAGATTGGGAACGTGAACGCTTTACAATGGATGAAGGTTTATCCGAGGCTGTTAAAGAAGTATTCGTTCGCCTTCATAAAGAAAACCTCATTTACCGCGGTAAACGCTTAGTAAACTGGGATCCAAAATTACACACTGCAATTTCAGATTTAGAAGTTGAGAACAAAGACAAGCAAGGCCATATGTGGAACTTGCGCTACCCTCTTGCTGACGGTGTTAAAACCTTAGACGGCAAAGATTACATCGTAGTTGCAACAACGCGCCCAGAAACCATGTTGGGTGACACAGGCGTAGCAGTCAACCCTGATGATGAGCGTTATCAAAATCTGATCGGTAAAGAAATCTTACTACCAATTGTTAATCGTCGTATTCCTATCGTAGCAGATGAACATGCTGATATGGAAAAAGGGACGGGCTGTGTAAAAATCACCCCTGCTCACGATTTCAATGATAATGAAGTTGGTAAGCGCCATGAGCTACCAATGATCAACGTATTCAATAAAGATGCAGCGATTCTAAGCGTTGGTGAAACATATACTTTTGATGGTAAGCCGCTTGAGCTTGACGCACCTATTCCTGAGCGATTCCATGGCCTCGACCGTTTTGAAGCGCGTAAACTCGTTGTTGACGAATTCGAGCAAGCTGGTCTGTTAGAAAAAATTGATGATCATAGCTTAACCGTACCTTACGGCGACCGCTCTGGCGTTGTAATTGAGCCACTGTTAACTGATCAGTGGTATGTACGTGTTGCACCACTGGCTAAAGTTGCCACCGAAGCTGTTGAAAATGGCGAAATCCAATTTGTACCAAAGCAATACGAAAACATGTATTTTTCTTGGATGCGTGATGTACAAGACTGGTGTATTTCTCGCCAACTTTGGTGGGGACACCGTATCCCAGCTTGGTACGATGCCCAAGGCAATGTCTATGTAGGGCGTGATGAAGCGGAAGTTCGCCGTGATAACAACATCGCCGATGATGTTACTCTAAGCCAAGATGAAGACGTACTTGATACCTGGTTTTCGTCTGCACTTTGGACTTTCTCAACGCAAGGCTGGCCACAAAACACCGATGACTTAAAGGTATTCCACCCATCAGACACTTTGGTGACGGGCTTTGATATTATTTTCTTCTGGGTAGCTCGCATGATCATGATGACCATGCACTTCATCAAAGACGAAAATGGCAAACCACAAGTACCATTTAAAACGGTGTATGTAACAGGTCTTATTCGCGATGAAAATGGCGATAAGATGTCTAAATCTAAAGGTAACGTGCTAGATCCACTAGATATGATCGACGGTATCGACCTTGAAAGCCTCGTTGAAAAACGCACTGGCAACATGATGCAACCGCAACTGGCTAAAAAGATTGAAAAGAACACCCGTAAAACTTTTGCTGAGGGCATTGAACCTCACGGTACAGACGCATTGCGCTTTACATTAGCAGCAATGGCATCAACGGGTCGTGATATCAACTGGGATATGAACCGCCTTGAAGGTTACCGTAACTTCTGTAATAAGCTTTGGAATGCAAGCCGTTACGTACTGATGAACACCGAAGAACAAGATTGTGGTTTTAATGGTGGCGAAAAAGTATATTCATTGGCTGATCGCTGGATCTTAGGTCAGTTCCAAAGCACAGTGAAAACCTATAGTGAACACCTAGATAACTATCGCTTTGACTTAGCGGCTAATACTATCTACGAATTTACTTGGAACCAATTCTGTGACTGGTACCTGGAGCTTACTAAACCTATCCTATTTAAGGGGAATGAGCAGCAGCAACGTGGTACACGCCATACTCTGATCACGGTGCTTGAAGGCTTATTGCGTTTGATGCATCCGCTTATGCCATACATCACAGAAACTATCTGGAAGCGTGTAGCACCACTTGCAAACATTGATGCGCAAACCATCATGCTAGAGCGCTTCCCAGAGTTTGATCAAAGCCAAGTAGATGAAACCGCAATGGCAGATCTTGAGTGGGTTAAGCAGTTTATTCTAGCCATCCGTAATATTCGTGGTGAAATGGACATTAGTCCAAACAAACCACTTAATGTGTTGCTTGCAAAGGCCGATGAACAAGACTTGCGTCGCTTAGAGGAGAATAAAGCGTTCTTAAGTGCACTGGCTAAACTTGAGAGCTTTAAAGTGCTAAACGGCACTGAAGAAGCCCCAGCAAGTGCAACAGCATTTGTCGGCAACCTTGAGATCATGATCCCAATGGCTGGCCTGATTGATGTTGAAGCGGAGCTTGCACGTATCGCTAAACAGCTTGAAAAAGCACAAAAAGGTTTAGAGCAAGTTGAGAAAAAGCTCGCAAATGAAAAGTTTGTTAATAATGCACCTGAGGCAGTACTGGCAAAAGAGAAAGAAAAGCTTGCTGAATTCACTGATGCTAAAGCTAAGTTGCTAGAGCAAAAAGCTAAAATAGAAAGCTTATAA
- a CDS encoding outer membrane protein transport protein, giving the protein MSVFKKTVLASSLMFVSSQACAAAFQLAEQNVSGLGRAYAGEASAADDASVVARNPALMSQFDSAQLSIGAMFVEPDVSLRGISTNNGMDAGVLDDSSIAPSAIVPAVYYTTPVAENLSIGMGVFSQFGLATKFAKDYAAGQLAGETEIVTVNTNVSAAYQVSEALSVALGVNYVYADAKIERTFGASSLPVPAQTQAVHLEGDDSGYGWNIGLSYQLDGNSRFGFHYRSETDIRFAGEFSNQLPAGAPFYGTQGKALPGFVELTLPAIAEFSGSHLVDEQSTLHYSVLWTGWSSFKTLAAQVEGRGTVFSKDENFSNSLRYSIGMEHQYNSMLKLRAGIAYDESPADEFHLSISIPDTDRMWYSLGAEYRVGKQSSVDFGLSILRGKTQNFIERDNLGQAWGFESKGHATVAGIQYNLSF; this is encoded by the coding sequence ATGTCTGTATTTAAGAAAACTGTATTAGCATCAAGCTTGATGTTTGTTTCTTCACAAGCCTGCGCAGCTGCGTTTCAACTGGCGGAGCAAAATGTTTCAGGGTTAGGGCGTGCCTATGCTGGTGAAGCGTCTGCGGCCGATGATGCATCTGTAGTAGCACGTAACCCCGCTTTAATGAGCCAGTTTGATAGTGCTCAGCTGAGTATTGGCGCGATGTTTGTTGAACCTGATGTTAGCCTTCGTGGAATATCAACAAACAATGGTATGGATGCCGGTGTACTTGATGACTCAAGTATCGCGCCAAGTGCAATTGTACCGGCTGTTTATTATACAACGCCGGTTGCAGAAAATCTGTCAATTGGCATGGGTGTTTTCTCACAATTTGGGTTAGCAACTAAATTTGCCAAAGACTATGCCGCAGGCCAACTTGCCGGTGAAACAGAAATCGTGACTGTGAACACCAATGTGAGTGCTGCGTACCAAGTATCTGAAGCGCTGAGCGTTGCTTTGGGTGTTAATTACGTATACGCAGACGCCAAAATTGAGCGTACTTTTGGTGCTTCTTCGTTGCCTGTGCCTGCGCAAACTCAAGCGGTACACCTTGAAGGTGATGACAGCGGTTATGGCTGGAATATCGGTTTAAGCTACCAGCTAGATGGTAACAGTCGCTTTGGGTTTCATTATCGCAGTGAAACAGATATTCGCTTTGCAGGGGAGTTTAGCAATCAGTTACCCGCAGGAGCGCCATTTTACGGCACTCAAGGCAAAGCTTTACCTGGCTTTGTTGAGCTGACCTTACCAGCGATAGCGGAGTTTTCTGGGTCTCATTTAGTGGATGAGCAAAGCACGCTACACTACAGTGTACTGTGGACAGGTTGGAGTAGCTTTAAAACGCTTGCGGCACAAGTTGAAGGTCGTGGCACGGTATTTAGTAAAGACGAAAACTTTTCTAACTCACTGCGTTATTCAATCGGGATGGAGCATCAATATAATTCAATGCTGAAGTTAAGAGCGGGGATCGCCTATGATGAATCTCCTGCGGATGAATTTCACCTTTCAATCTCAATTCCAGATACAGACCGTATGTGGTATTCATTGGGAGCTGAATATCGCGTTGGTAAACAAAGTTCAGTTGATTTTGGCTTGAGTATTTTACGAGGTAAAACACAAAATTTTATCGAGAGGGATAATTTGGGTCAGGCTTGGGGCTTTGAATCAAAAGGTCATGCAACCGTTGCAGGTATTCAATATAACCTAAGTTTTTAA